The genomic window ATCGTGTAGCGGTTCGAGCGATTCGGATACGACGTGTAGTCCCAGGCCTTGGTCCACGTGGCGCCGCTGTCCGTCGAGCGGAAGATCTGGGTGTCCGGCCACCAGGAGCTGTACGCCGTGGCCATGACCGTCCCCGGATCCTGACGGTCGACCGTCAACCCGCTGAAGCCGTAGTACGTGTCGGCCTCCGCCACCGGGCTGATGTTCGTCCAGGTGCCCGTCGCGGTCGCGTACCGCCACAACTGGCCCTTGCCGCCGTCGTACGGCCCGCCCTTGTCGCTGTACGACAGATACAGATGGCCGTTCGTCGCGTCGAGGACGCCCTTGTGGGCCAGATAGCCGGTCGGCTGCCCGGCCACCCGCGACCAGGTCGCGCCCGCGTCCGTCGAGCGGTAGACCGCGTTGTCCTTGTCGGCGACGCCGACGTAGAGGGTCTTCGTCGCGTTCCCCGACGTGCCCGTCGACTCGTCGAAGGTGACCCAGACGATGCCCTGGTTGTCGCTGGAGTACCCGCTGGCGTCGGACGGGTCGGCCACGTAGTTGCCGACGTTGGGGAAGTTCGTCACCTGCGCCCAGGTGACCCCCGAGTCCGTCGACCGCCACAGCCCCTTCCCGCTCGGCGCGCCCAGGTACAGCACGCTGTTCCGGTTCGGGTCCACGGCCAGCCGCTCGCCCATGCCCCGGCCAGGCATGTTCCCGCCCAGCTTGAAGGGCAGGTTGCTCTTCTGCCAGCTGGCACCCCGGTCGGACGACCGAAGGACCGCCCCGTTCCCCGGGTCCCAGCTGTTCGTGTACGTACCGGCCGCCACATACACCTTGTCGGGGTCGACCGAGTCGGAGGCCAGGCTCACGACACCCGTGTGCCCCCAGTCGTCCCAGCCGACCGAGTCGAGCAGCGGGGTCCATGTCTTCGACGACTCCACCCAGCGGTAGGCCCCGCCGATGTCCGTACGGGCGTACGCGAGGTCCTGCTCCTCGCGGTTGAAGACGATGCCGGGCACGAAGCCGCCGCCGTCGATACGGGCGTTCTTCCAGGTGTAGGTGTCGGCGGCGATGGACACCGACTTCTCGGCCCTGTCAGCGGCCAACGCGGGTGGGGATCCGGCGAGAAGGCCGGCCGCGAGGGCCAGGACGGTGGTGAGGGTGCGGGTTCTTCGCAACGTGGGGGTCCTCTCCTGACGAGTGGGGGAAGTTCTCAGAAAAGGGCACAGCAACCCCGCGCCCGCAAGGGGCGCGGGGCTGTGTCCATGTGCGGCTACCGCCGCGTGGGCGCGACCAGCCACAGACGGCCGTCAGCCGTCATACGACCTTGGCGGCTCTATTCCAGGAGCTCCGCGTACGAACCCATGGCCAAGGCAATATCCGCCTGAGCCCAGAACCGGTGATACGTGAACGACGGCGCGGCCCCACCGGCGAGATACGCCTCGATCTTCGACCACGCGGGATCGTCCTCGTAGAACGACCGGATCGAATCGAAGGTCGACGACGCGTTGATGGGGTCCCCGTTCGGCATGGTCCCGGTCCACCCACTCGGCACGTACACCCGGTCGTCGAACCGGTTGTAGTCCGCGCGGGTCTCCGGAACGGCGACACCGAGCCCGTCCTGATGGTGGTCCCACATGCCGTCGAGCAGCGCCTTCGCGACCCGGGCCGCGTCGGCGTCACCGGAGCGGTCGGCGTAGTACGTCAGGGTCTTGGCGTACGCGGCCGCCACCCCCACGTCGTCGGTGTAGTCGGCGACGGTGACGTGAAGTCCCGCGTTGGCGCCGGGACTCGACGCGTTCCAGGTGTCGGGCGCACCGGACCACTGGAGCGTGGACGGAATCCGGTACGTGCCGTCCGGATTGATCGTCGTCTTGGACAGCGCCCAGTCGACCCACTTGTCGAGGACCGTCTTGGCGTTCGCGTTGCCCGTCTGCTGGTAGTACTCGGCGACGCGCTCCATGGACCACGCCTGGAAGCCGAACCACTGGTTGGACGGCGGGTCGTGGTACACCGGCTTCTCGTCGTAGAACATGCCGTAGAAGGTCGGTGTCCCGGCCGGGGGAGTGGCGTACCGCCCCGCCCAGCTGTTGGTGGCGCCGCCCGCGATGCCGCCCTCGTTGGACTGCAGCCAGCGGTAGAACTCGATCTGCCGGTTCAGGGACGTGGCCCAGTCCGCCTGCCCGGTCGTCGACTTGGGCTTCAACGGGGCGTAGTTGGCGAGGGCGTGGGCGGCCAGCGGGTTCTGGTAGCCGCCGTGCGTGTGGCTGGAGCCGATGCGCCAGGCCCAGCCGGCGTTCGTGTCGGTGGCACCGCCCCACGCGTAGTACCAGGACATCAGGTAGTGCGAGGCGTCCTTGCCGGTGCCGGCCGGGCAGGACGTGGCGCCCACGCAGTTCCCGATCTTCTTGAAGTACTTGTCGTACATCGAGTAGCGCAGATAGTCGCCCATCTTCGCGGCCTTGCCGATGGTCGCGGAGACATCGGCGCCCTTGCCCTGCTCCTTGGCCCAGATGTCCGCCCAGTACGCGGCCTGCACGGCACGCGCGTCGGCGTCGGGGGCGTTGGTGAACTTCCACTGCTTGGAGTACGAGGCGTCACCGGTGAACAGGTCCAGGTACCCGTTCGTGCCGCCGTACTTGAACTGGTCGCAGGTGGGCTGCGGGACGGTCTCCCACACGGACTCCTGCGGTCCGCGCTGGAAGGTGTTGATGTACGACGGGCCGGTGTCCGTCGGGCCCGCCTCGCACTTGCCGGGCGAGTTGCCGTAGCCGTAGACGTTGTCGACGTCCTGCAGCCAGTGCATGCCGTAGACGTCGTCCGTGCC from Streptomyces sp. DSM 40750 includes these protein-coding regions:
- a CDS encoding glycoside hydrolase family 48 protein → MHPRRRRRATRRLWTAVVAALALPLTMLSTGSTPASAAAVACNVDYKTSDWGSGFTAELTISNRGTEAISGWTLTYDYAGNQTLTNGWSGTWSQSGKTVTARNASWNGTIAVGAAVTTGAQFTYSGTNAAPTGFAINGTACVGAHQPPITVLTSPAPGAVYSQGDAVPMAATAAAADNATISKVEFYDDTTLLGTDTTSPYTFSATGLSVGSHSLVAKAYDSLGASADSTPVGITVASGPAVVVSPTQLGVMQGESGTYDVKLSTQPSGSVTVTTARTSGNTGLSVTGGASLTFTSSNWNTAQKVTIGANGSGTGSAVFESTATGHAKAAVTVTQLAAAGEYDARFLELYGKITNPANGYFSPEGIPYHSVETLIVEAPDHGHETTSEAYSYLLWLQAMYGKVTGDWSKFNGAWEIMEKYMIPTRADQPTNSFYTANKPATYAPEHDTPNEYPAQLNTGVSVGPDPIAAELKSAYGTDDVYGMHWLQDVDNVYGYGNSPGKCEAGPTDTGPSYINTFQRGPQESVWETVPQPTCDQFKYGGTNGYLDLFTGDASYSKQWKFTNAPDADARAVQAAYWADIWAKEQGKGADVSATIGKAAKMGDYLRYSMYDKYFKKIGNCVGATSCPAGTGKDASHYLMSWYYAWGGATDTNAGWAWRIGSSHTHGGYQNPLAAHALANYAPLKPKSTTGQADWATSLNRQIEFYRWLQSNEGGIAGGATNSWAGRYATPPAGTPTFYGMFYDEKPVYHDPPSNQWFGFQAWSMERVAEYYQQTGNANAKTVLDKWVDWALSKTTINPDGTYRIPSTLQWSGAPDTWNASSPGANAGLHVTVADYTDDVGVAAAYAKTLTYYADRSGDADAARVAKALLDGMWDHHQDGLGVAVPETRADYNRFDDRVYVPSGWTGTMPNGDPINASSTFDSIRSFYEDDPAWSKIEAYLAGGAAPSFTYHRFWAQADIALAMGSYAELLE